In Chaetodon auriga isolate fChaAug3 chromosome 22, fChaAug3.hap1, whole genome shotgun sequence, the genomic window TCCATCCTCTCATCCGTTAGCTACGGTCAGTTAACCTTTAGAGCCGGCTGCACGAAGAGCGGACGCCATAAAGTTCAGTTTGGCCCAAACGATGCTTCTGCTGAAAACTGCGAGGCTGTTTAACAGAAAGACGTATAGTTTGAATTCAGCTCTTCCTCGTGTCCTGTGAGATCTGTCTCAACGTGAAAATAACTTTTTCAATAAGTTTTCTTCTCAGAAATGAATGATGTGCTGCAATAAACTCACACCAGCAAAGTTTTGGCGAGTCTCCGCTTGGGAATGAGCGCGGTGGCGTCTTAAGATTCGACCCTGAATGTTTTCTCAGAATCTTTCACCTTCATATTTGTGTCTTTTCCCCTCAGGCTCTCTGACTGAGACAAAGCTCTGTTACTGGGAAATGTCGGCATCCACAGGTCCAGCACTGTCATGACGGGTTGTTGTCTTGTGTTTACGCAGTCAGCGAACGAAGTTTCTAACCAGTTTATGGACGAACGGGATCATCAGCAGATGAACGGCAGACTGAAGGTTCAGGTTTGTGAATCCACCGCTGAACACTTGGCGAGGCTAAGACGCCCTGCTAACATACACACTGATACAGACCGAaggctagctaacgttagccggcCCGCGACCGACAGAcaatttattattgtttattgatCTTCTCGTCTATGGACACAAACGCTGCGTTCACATTTAAACTCATATTAAACGCCGTTAGAAAGCTCAGATTTCCGCAAATTAACTGATTAAAACCATTTCAAGTTACAATCACAGCAGGAGGCTCAATAAACACCAACCccagacaaacaaccatttcTAAATGAACGCCATATATTTCTGATGGCTGGAATAATGACATGTCGGCATGTCGGCATGAGTGCATCGTTATAAGAATGTGATTCAAACATCGTTAGGGAGCAGAGATGTGTTGCACTCAGACTATTGTTGGACTGAGtttctaaatgtaaaaaatcaaAACCTTAGAAACCGAGTTTAACCTTTCAAAAACCAAGAAATGGACAGGTCTGTGATTGTCTTCCTGTAGTCAAAGGTGAAGTTCTGTTCAGGCTTAAAACGGCAGATTTTCATATTGTGCAGCTTCGAATTCAGGGTTCAGATTTTCACATTCATGTCgaaaaagatgtgaaatgtttttagaCGTAGTGTTTTTATGGCATAAATTAAAAATCCTGtcatgatgataaaatgactttATGATGATCCAGtaacatttcttttcctttagtACACAGGAAGAATAATTCCTgtcagcctgacacacacacacacacacacacacacacacacacacacacacacacacgctggctgTTGGCTTTCTAGGTAAGTGTTAATTAACTAGAATTAACTCCTCGTCTCCCACATTTAAAAAAGTCTGTGTTTCCTAGAAGTCGAAGcaagacagatttttttttttcctgtgggcAAACCGtcaatataaacacacacacacacacacacacacacacacacacacacacacgcacgccaCATCCTCTCGTGTGTGGTGGAGGGTTGAATTTCCCACCTACTAACAGTTCGTTGATTGGATGATCTCGTCGGCCTCACTGACCTATGACCTCTGAGCGGTAACACGTGACGCCTTTTCTTCTGGATGAATTCTGGACAGATGTGGAAATAAATCTACTCGTTTGTGGTTTTAGCAGCCGTTAGTGTTGAAGCTACCTGTTGGCCAACAGCTGCTGGGTGCAGTGACGACACACAGCTCCTCTAAAGCTCCAGCAGGGGATCACCTCAGTCCTAACTCTGCTGTCCACTTAAGTCTAGCGTGGACTGGTTCATCTTTGATGCCACAGGAGGGCAGCGCACTCTGACAGCTGATGCTGGCACTGACAGGAGCGTCAGACCTGTAAGACCAGAGTCACGTGACCAACAGTTAGCAAAGCTAGCACCACCACGAGTATGCTAATCTGCTAGCTACTTTGTGGTTCCTCATAGAGACGCTGATTGTTAGTTTGTGAGCTGTTTTATTGGTGGATATCTGTCACATGACCTTTGGATAACAGCGACCCGTTTGTGGCTGTTTCCCAGAAGCAGTTTGTAGCAGTGCAGATCCGTCCGCACCAAACTAGACAAGAATATCAGAAAAGATTTGTTCGTTCCTTTTTTCACAAACGCTAACAGGATGCAGTGTGAATCAGACACTGGAAAGCAGGGGACACTGCTAGGCTAGCTGCCTGAGCTAGGCTAACCATGAAACTTCTATAGATGAAACTATGAGCCATCTTCACATGCAAACCTGGGTCAGGTGGCCAACAAGAtgtcaaaatgaacacatttaatATGTCTGTTTCCACATCCAGCTGATCCAGAGCAGCGTGGTCACCCGGCGGCGGCGTGTTTGTGTCCTGATGAATGTTAAGTCTCTTTTAGCTCTTTCTCTGGTCTCTACCGACTCCTGAGGTGGACATCTGCTCTACAGCAGCTCATGCTCCATGTTCGCTCAGCgcgtctttgtgctgtttggtgctggcaGATACTTTAACTTCATCAGAGGTCGTCTGATGGAAACAGCTCAGACTGAACCAGACAGGAAATGCACTGCAAAGCAAAAAGCCAAAAGCGGCTAAAAAGGTGATCGTTTTCGAGGCTTTTTGGTTGATTTTTTCATCCTGAACAGGAACTCTGCAGTGGAGCTGACTCAGCACGGAGACGGTGATGCGTTCAGTTCAGTGCTGTGTCATCACGTGGGGGCGGAGCCACGGGGGCAGAGCTCTCACTATGGGCATCGGCGGGAGTTTCCACTGACAGGTAAGGGAACGGATTAGCGTGACTCACTTTTCCTTTTGGgcgaactgttcctttaattcTTCCACTAACTCAAACGGAACTCTGACAGGACAAACTCCAAATCCAagttgtttcctttcctttcttggTCTCCAcatttctgatttctttgtttctttttcactcctttcctttctttgacTTTGCTGCTCATCTAATTTTTATTTCCTGccatttcttctcctccactcatgtaaaatgtcttcttcttttctttcctctcgtCATCCTCTCTTCCCTATAgtcttcttcatttcctcttctgctATACTTCCCTCTGCTCCTTTCCCCTGCTTACTTTCTTCAGTCTTCCAGTCTACGTTCACTCCTTTTCTCCCCTTtaatttccatcttttctttttctttccttcttttactttctttcctttccctgTTAAGACATGAAGTGATCCAGCACTCAcatatacccccactaaaaacatgcaagaagatcaccacctgaccaatggtgacgccgaagatgggtccccgggcgccggtctggctgcccaccgctcctggtctgccgcggaggaaggacgaccaggatgggttaaaggcggaagttaaatttcacctcgtgtgccatcgtgctcgcatgtgtgtgtgacaaataaaggggaatgtctccccccgattcttcttaaATATTCATGTATTGTAGTACAGTGTCttgaccagcagggggagacAACCCTCTAAACTCAGTTAAAACAACTTCACTCAACAGTGGTGagataaaaatgttgtttatttcactgaaaatctTAGAAATCTGACAAATGAACATACATATACTGACAATAATTCATATAAAAATCTTCCTTCATATTATTAGAAATTCAATATATTAAAATTTCAAGTACTTTTAATGCTCTTCAATGAATActcaaatataataaatattttCTGACACATAACTTGTTTTGTAAATAAAGCTACATTGTTTAAAACGTTCAAAACACTAATTAATACTTTAAAAATAATAAGATTGAAGACCTTCACAGAAGTCAGAACTATGTTGGTGCTTCCAGAAGaaaaaagtgaggagaaaaagtTTCAGTTCAGATCCTGATTTTCCTTCACAGAAATGAACTAAATGATAAATGACAAAAGCATTAAATGTTTGTGCTGCAAAAATCCAATTTCAACactgatttttaaaatgaaaattgtAAACAATGAGcccaaatgatgatgatgatgatgatgatgctgatagAGGTGATGATGACAACACTGATGACGAggctggtggtgatgatgatgatctacAGGATGTGGCGCTGTGCCAGCTCATCAATCCACCTGAGGACGAAGGTGAACTCTCCGACGGCCTTTCGCACTCCTTcgtctctcctctgcaggtacAGTGTTATTAACATATTTATAAGTTTAATGTGACTCTTCATTAGTAGgaatgacaaaataaataaagtattttATATGATTACCCCTGATGGAGAACTAGATAAAACAACTGATGTGTGGATGAATTATAATGTTTTACTGCCATGCTGGTAAAAACAGGTGAGCAGCATGTGGTacctttttaatttttctttccAGTTTCTTGATGATTTTGAACCATTTTGAAGATTTTGAGGAAGAAACCTGAACACAAAGGACATAAAACAGATTAGTCAGTGTGTAGTCACGgcattgcagtgtgtgtgttgtactcacgcagtgttgcagtgtgtgtgttgtactcacgcagtgttgcagtgtgtgttgcagtgtgtgtgttgtactcacgcagtgttgcagtgtgtgtgttgtactcacgcagtgttgcagtgtgtgttgcagtgtgtgtgttgtactcacgcagtgatgcagtgtgtgtgttgtactcacgcagtgatgcagtgtgtgttgcagtgtgtgtgttgtactcacgcagtgatgcagtgtgtgttgcagtcGGTACAGCAGTTCATTGTAGTGGGGGGGGAGGAGCTTCTGGACAACCTCTTTACTGAACACACTCCTCTGGTACACATCAATCACTTGCCGCATTTCCAGCCAGCCAATCGCATGCTAAGAAGAGAGATCAGGTACACTTCACATCAGGATGTGTTGTGCCTACATGGGGACGACCTATGGTGTTAAACTCAGTGTGCTTTTTATTTCATGGTGCCTGCTGAAATAGGGCAGTTGAAGCGTGTGATACCACCAGATGTgtcatacagtatattcaaGGTTCAGCCATGAGGAGGCCATTTTTCACGAGAGTTGACACACATCATTGCTCAGAAGTAGgacagcagcaaatcttcatgTGTTGCATCATCCAGCAATAACCCCTGTCCTAGTGCCACATGTTGCTGTTCCATTAGTCTTTCAGAAAGGCTGAAAAGTATTACGGTGCAGTCATCACCTTCTGTGCCAAGCAGGATAAAGCACGATTATGTTGGAAACATTCAGCAGCAAAAGCTAGCTTAAACCAAGAGTACACTGTCAAAGCGAATtgttggtaaaaaaaataaaataaataaataaaaaaaacagtgttggGTCTTAACCTCCCAGTACAGtgagaggagatggacagagagccTCTACAAGAAAACCCATCGAGCACAGACACTAGCTTAGCATCTGCTACCTCAGACAAGAGGTGAGACTAAAACAGCTGAAGCATTTCCTTGTTGGAATTCAAACTGGAAGGTATGTCAGCTGTAACAGGTTTGGAAACACCTGTCACTGGTTTGATGAGTTTGGGAAGAAATTCCAGAAGGAGTGATGTGAGGAGGCGGTTCCACTGCGTTGGAATCAGGTTGGATATGGTTCTGTACAGTTACAGTATTAGAATGGAGAGGCAGTGTCACATGTGGTTGTGGTTGAGGTGAACCAAGTGAACACCATTACAGCTGGAGGCTGAGACCTCACTGAAAGATTAACTTCCACTGATGCTCTCCagcaccagactccattcaaaaaatgatcaattttcaccagagacacaaacactgtgtctgcacaacatactgtatgatgGTGGCATGAGCTGATCTGACAGACAggctaacagacagacagacagacagacagacagacaggtttacagacagacagacaggctaacagacagacagacagacagacagacaggtttacagacagacagacagacagacagacagacagacagacagacagacagacagacaggctaacagacagacagacaggctaacagacagacagacagacagacaggctaacagacagacagacagacagacagacagacagacagacagacaggtttacTGACTTCAGGACATTTGGTGCAAAACTTGGGCAGCAGTCTCAGTCGCCTGGaggatttttcttctttctgcagagaaaaacatcaaattcaaaTACTGCGTTCCTTAAGTGAAAGTattaataccacagtgtaaacaaattccattgaagtaaaagtacagaagtttTACTTGTATAATCCACTTACAGTATctaaagtgaaagtactcatgATGCAGTTTTATTAGATGagtaaaaacagcatttccCTCAGGAA contains:
- the il26 gene encoding interleukin-26 yields the protein MFLLLLRTSALMLLLTLTAGLETTATDERGLTCPQVIPAELIRDLWSRTRQLIKELPKEEKSSRRLRLLPKFCTKCPEHAIGWLEMRQVIDVYQRSVFSKEVVQKLLPPHYNELLYRLQHTLHHCVSSSKSSKWFKIIKKLERKIKKRRDEGVRKAVGEFTFVLRWIDELAQRHIL